ACAAGATGGCGAATGTGAATTCTGGTAGCGCACTGGTGGTGATTTATAGTGAAGACTTAGAGCGCAGCTTGGAAGAAGTGCAAAAAGCGGGTGGTACAATCAGCCAAGACATTTTTACCTTTCCAGGCGGTCGACGATTCCACTTTTTAGAGCCCAGTGGTAACGAGCTGGCAATTTGGTCTGACAAGTGACCAAATCGCTCATGACTCGTTAATCATTTTAATTAAAAAACCCAAACTTGATGTTTGGGTTTTTTGTCTAAAATACTGTGGTACTGAGCCGTCTAAGAAGCGATTCCAACATCTAATTTGGCAAACCACTCTAAAAATTCTTGAACTGCCTCGCCTTTGAAAATGCGACCATGTTGCGGCGCCATTATCTCGATATCGAGTTCTTTGACACGAGAAACCCAATTATTTTTAGCTTTATTAG
The sequence above is drawn from the Pseudoalteromonas phenolica genome and encodes:
- a CDS encoding VOC family protein, with protein sequence MKHHAINYVEFAAKDLGSTEAFFHRVFGWDFTPYGPEYIAFSGSGLEGGFYQADKMANVNSGSALVVIYSEDLERSLEEVQKAGGTISQDIFTFPGGRRFHFLEPSGNELAIWSDK